The sequence below is a genomic window from Flagellimonas marinaquae.
GGAAATAGTACAGCCTACCGATGTAGATGCTATGTTGGTTACACATCAACCATTAAGTTGTCAGTCGGATGCTGAATTACTGTTGGTAGCATCTGGAGGAACAGCACCTTATACTTGGAGTACAGATGGCGTTAACTTTACCGCAATGAACGGGACCGTTGCTTCCGATACACATCTATTGCAAAATATCACGGCAGGAAGCTACAGATATTATATAAGGGATAGTTTTAATTGTGTATCCACAATTTCCAACGAAATAACCATTGCCCCAATAGAAACCCTTACCGTGGATTTGGACATCTCGGCGGCACAAGTAAATTGTAATGGTGAGAGTACGGCTTTTGTTGAGGCATTTGCCAACGGAGGACTTGGAAATTACCAGTATGCCCTATTTGCTAATTTGGCTTTGACCAACCAGGTTAGGCCCGATCAAAACAATGGTAGGTTCAGTGATTTACCTGCAGGAAGCTATTATGTACGGGTGCAAAGTGAAGATTGTATCGTCATCTCGGAAGAGATCGTTGTAGAAGAGCCTACACCTTTGGTGGTAACCCCTACCATTAACAATATTAGCTGTAATGGTGCCAACGATGGTAATGTGGTTCTGGATGTACAGGGCGGATCCGGTGATTATCAGTTTGCAATATCGCCCAACCTCAACCAATTTGTGGACGAGAATAGTTTTGATGATTTATCACCAGGCGATTATCGGGTAATCGCACAGGACAGCAATGGATGTTTTGAATTGATCGAGTTCACATTGACCGAACCCGATGAGTTACAAACAAGCTCAACCGTTACCAACGAGATTTGCTTTGGAAGTAGTGATGGAACCGTTTCATTACAAATTTCGGGAGGTACAGCTCCATACTATACGAGCTTAAATACCAATAACGATACGGATTTTGTTCAAGACCGATTTACTTACCAAGATTTGAGCAGTGGCACACACGTAGTGTTTGTAAGGGATGCCAATGGTTGTGAAATGGCCGAGGTGTTCGAAGTGCAGGCCGGAGCCAACTTAAATGGAGAGGCGGAAGTATTGTACGAATGTGACACTATGGGAGCTGCGTCCAATGCAGTTCGGATTCTACTCGAAGATTCCGATGTTTACAGTGATGTGATTTTCGGATTGGATACCGATGATCCCAACCAGATGCAATTAGATCCTTACTTTGAAAATTTGACGGCAGGGCAACATTACATTACGGCACTGCACAGCAATGGATGCATCAATACGTTCGAATTTAACATAACCATTTTTGAACCATTGACATTGGAGTTGAGCGATCAAGACATCAACCGTATAAAAGCATTTGCAGAAGGAGGTGATGGTAATTATTCCTATAGTATAAATGGAGGTCCGGAAACCTCGGATTCTGAATTCCATATTACAGCGACCGATACCTATACCATTACAGTTACAGATGGCAACGGTTGTAGTGTGTCGCAGGATATATTTGTTGAGTTTATAGATATAGAGATCCCAAATTTCTTTACTCCGGACGGTGATGGGCAGAACGATACTTGGGCCCCTAAGAATATTCAGCAGTACCCGAATATATTTATCAAAATATTTGATAGGTACGGTAGAAATCTGTTCCAATTCAAAGGCAATCAGGATGAGTGGAACGGAGAGTACCAGCTAAAAGGATTGCCAACAGGTGATTATTGGTACATTATCCGATTGAACGGAATAGAAGACCAAAGGGAATTTGTTGGACATTTTACCCTATATCGTTAAATGAAGAGGAAAATAAACAGTGTAGTTTAACCTAAAAACGACATTCGCAACATGAATTAGGGCTTTTACAACCAAAGGTTGCGCTTTTTTAAGGCTAGTATTTATTTTGTGTCAAGAATATAGAAAAATGAGGCTTAGAACAACGATTGCGATACTGTGTTTTATGATGGCAAACTGGTCGTTCGCACAATTGAGCGACCTCCATTATTTGCCACCTTTGCGACAAGGACAAAATAATGGTGCCATACAACAGCAATCGGTGTACCTGTCAACACCCGAAACAACTCCATTCACGGTAAATGTATATCGGGGAACCAGTGGAACGCCGATAACTTCTTTCACGATTTCGAATGCAAGTTCTGGGCTGTACAATTTGCCCAATGGAAACAACAATATCACTTTAGTGGATGATGGCAATACAGGAGTGGTACTCACCAATGGAGGATTACGATTTATTGCACCGGGCGGGAACAAATTCTATGTAAACTATCGCGGAAGGTCCGGTTCGCAAGCCGCTTCTTTAACATCGAAAGGGCGAGCAGCTTTGGGAACTAGCTTTAAGTGGGGCGGGGTGCCCAACTTGGGAACCCATGTGTCAAAATCCAACACTTTGGGCATTATGGCCACGGAAGATAATACGACCATAGATATTTTTGGTTACGATCCTAATTGCGAATTTAGAGTGGGTTCCAACCGAGCAGGAATTACCGCGGACAGCTACCAAATTGTGTTGGATGCCAACGAATCTTTTGTTTTTGAGACCTATATCGGAAACAATGCGACCCAGGCCCATGAAGATGGATGGATAGGAGCATCTATTGTATCCGACAAGGATATTGTGATCAGTAACGGATCCTTGAACTATGGACGGCAAGCCAATAGCAGCAACCGTGATGCAGGAATAGATCAGCCCGTGCCCGAAAACAGACTTGGTAAAGAATATGTTTTTGTAAGAGGAAATGGAAGCACCAATGGAGCAACAGAGTTCCCATTGATCATCGGTACCCAAAACAATACGGAAATTTATGTGAATGGTTCGGTAACACCGATTGCAACCATTAACAATGGGGATTATTTTGAAATCCCCAGTGGCAATTACTCCTCAAATACGGTCGGCGCCAATATGTTTGTTAGAACCTCCAAAGATGTTTACGCTTACCAATGTATGGCAGGCTCAAGTGCAGTATATACCCAAGGATTGAACTTCGTGGCGCCCGTTAACTGCCTTATGACCGATACCATGGACAATATTCCGGATATCCGAGATGCGGCAGGTATTAACGTATCAGGTGGTATTACGGTCATTGCATCTACCGCTACACCAGATAGTAATATTGTAGTTTCCGATGCAAGTGGAACCGTAGGATTACCTTCGGCCAACACGGTGGCCGGAAGCTCTGACTGGAAAACCTTTTATATACCCAACCTCAATGGAGATGTCAGTGTTCAGTCAACCGGGCCTATTGCCGTTGGATTTTTTGGGTTTAATGGAGCAAGAGGTATTGCAGGTTATTATTCAGGTTTTGATACAGCACCGGATGTAAATTTACAGATAACAGGTAATTATTGCTTGCCCGGTGCCTCATTGGGGATTGCCAGTGGGGAAACCTTTGATGCCTACCAATGGTACGGGGACGGAGCTCTGATTCCCGGTGCAACCTCGGCAACATATAATGCCAGTATGGCGGGAGATTATTATTTGCGGGTGACCAGGGGACCATGTACCTACGATTCCAATACGATCGAAGTATACTATTGCGATGCCGATATTGTTCTCGATAAATCTACGGTCGATGTTTCAGTAAATGAAGGGGATCTGGTCACATTCGATATTTCGGTGGAAAGTCTAGGGCACGATCCTGTTACCAATCTACAAATAACAGACTTATTGCCCACCGGTCTGGATTTTGTGTCCGCGAGTGTATCCAAAGGATCGTTCAGTTACCCCAATTGGAATGTAGGCACCATGAGTAGAGGCGAACTGGTGACCATGACGTTGGTAGCGAAGACCCGATTGGATAATATTTACAATGCATCCGTAACCTACACCAATACCATTACCAATTCACAAGATCAAACAGATGGCAACATCACGACAGATAATCCATCAGTGGATGTTCAGGTCAATCGGATTGCTCCAACATCGGTAATTACCAACCGGAGAATTACCGTTCGCGTAAACCGAAATTGACGGTTTCAACGAACGTGCCTTTTGATCAAAAGTAGGCAGGAAATACAATCAATAACAATCCATTCTTAATTGTCCATTGCTTTGGAGTAGATCAAGGTCCAGCTCAGTGTGTTCCAAAAGTATGGATTCCAAAACATCCAGCACTTGTCTAAGCATGGCCAAAGAACCGCAGATCATAATACAACCGCCATCTTTTATAGTTTTCAAGATATGGTCCTCTTGTCTGGAAAGCATGTCCTGAACGTACATCTTATTTTCCTCTCTCGAGTAAGCGATATATTGAGCAAAATTGGTATTGTGCCCGATGTTATTTTCTATAAACTCACGGTATAAATCTGTGGAAGATGTATAACGCACCCCCCAGAGTAGGCTGATTTTAATAGTATTGTGTTGGTGGATCATTCCCAAAAATGGTGCAATCCCCGTTCCATTTGCAATGAGAATGGCGGAAGGTGTTTTTTTAGGAAAATGAAAGTGTGGATTTTTGTCGATACTTGCCATCAGGGTGCTTCCTTGCTCCAATTTGGATAGAAAGGTTGAACAAAGGCCGAAATCATGCTTTTTAATACTTAAAACGATGTCTTTTCCAATTTTAGCTACCGAATACTGTCGGGCAATATCGGAACCCTTGGGGTAAATGGACAACAGATCGCCAGAAGTACAATCAACACTGTTTTTGGGTCTCAGCCTGAGTAAAAAGGTATCATCAATGTTTAAATCCGAGCGGTGGACCACGTCAAAAGGGATAAGTTTGATTTTTTTCTGTTTTTTTGAAGCGGGTCGTAAAGAAAATTCAATTTTTGAGGCTTTGCTCCACTCCTGTGCCCAGTCATTAAACGTAGAGAACGCAGCATTATTTATTTTTTGAAGCGGCAAAAGAGGTGTAAAGTTTTCCCGATGGTTAAGGGCATTGTCCACTTCAATGGCATATTTGCAATAATCAGGATATTCGGTAGAGCCAAAACCAACAACCGAATAGTTCAGGTCTTTAGGTTGATGCACTGATTTTATCCTACCCAGAAATTTTCTGGCATTGGTCGGGGAATCGCCCTCACCATAGGTAGAGGTCAAAATAATAATGTGCTCTGCGTTTTGGAATGTGGTGTAATGGTTCAACTCGGTAAGGTAGATTTTTTTATTGGTCGAACTCATTGATCGGTATAATTGCAGTGCAAAATCGTAGGTGGTTCCGGTTTCCGAGCCCACCAAAATTATAATCTCGCTCTCATCCTTATCCGGCATTTGATTTAAAGTAATGTGCTTTTTACCACGTTTTATTCGTTTTACCGACATCACAGCCCCGGAATAGATAAAAAACAAGATCGAAGCGCTTGCCAAAAGTAGGACCAAAGACCACACAACACTGCCCTCTCCTGTATGCAGGTTAAAACTCACCCTGGAAGCTAAGGCTACAAAAGGATAGGAAGCACTGGCGACTATGTCTCCTGTTTCTTGGTTTACCTGGATTTCTTCGTACTTTAGTGAGATTTGGTAGAACTCTTCCGGATCCTCGGAAAAAGGAAACTCTACCATTCTAACATCCTGAAGTGTTGTGTTTTGGAAGAAAGGGATATTTAGAACACTATTGTATTTGTTCTGGGACCGGATTTTCTGTTCTACCCAATGTTTTGTGCTGGTGTCCGGAAGTAAATTGAATTTTTCCAACGAAAGATAAACGCCGGTAACGGAAAGGATGATGATCGGGATAAAAAACCATCGACTTAAAATTACATGATAGCGAAGCTCCATATAATCTTGCTGTACCTTGGAGAACAGTTTTTTTATCCCTCCTTGTCGCTTGGCCAACAGCACCAATCCGGTTAGGGTGATCAAGAGCAATAAAAACGAAATTGACCCCACAAAAAACCGCCCAATGCCCTTTAAGAACAGTGAGCGGTGTAAATTGGTGGCAAAACTATAAATGCCAGGTCGGTCTTGAACCATGCCCAGTTGTTCACCCGTTCTTGGATCGATATAAATATCGTGTGTTTCCAAATCCATGGTCAGAACCGAGGCCTTTACAAAATGGGATGATTCTACCTCAAAGGAGAAAACCTCCTCATAATTTTGATCAAGTGCATGGATCGTGGTTGCCAGCGAAATTTGGTCCAAATCCTTGATTGCATACCCTTTGGCTTGATGCTGTATAGGTTCCACGGCCAATATTACACCGGTAACGGAAGCAATCAAAAGAAATACGGATGAAACCAGAGCCAATAAAAAATGGCTGTATCGCCAAATGGATATGGTCATAGATCTTTTTTACTGCGCGAGCATTCGCACGTAGCGAATAAATCCTTTGCCCTCTTTCTTGCTTTTCAGGTTATCCGAAGTCAGCTCAAATTGGATGTCATCCATGTAATACTCCTGATCTTCAACGGAAGTCTCAAAGCGAATACGATATCCTTTATCAATTTTATCCTCGGGTATTTGCAAAACGGTAACAGTACGTTCGCCCCCACTTATGGTTTCACCGGAAATACCATCTATATTAGGACGATATTTGCCATAGAACTTCCACCATTCAGGAATTTCACTGTACCATTCACTATCCTTACCTTGGACATAGAGGGTTTGCTCATATTCACCATCAGGTTTAAGGAGAGAAACCACCAAATACGCACCTTCACCAGTATAATTGGTCATTTGGATTAGACACTTTAC
It includes:
- a CDS encoding DUF11 domain-containing protein encodes the protein MRLRTTIAILCFMMANWSFAQLSDLHYLPPLRQGQNNGAIQQQSVYLSTPETTPFTVNVYRGTSGTPITSFTISNASSGLYNLPNGNNNITLVDDGNTGVVLTNGGLRFIAPGGNKFYVNYRGRSGSQAASLTSKGRAALGTSFKWGGVPNLGTHVSKSNTLGIMATEDNTTIDIFGYDPNCEFRVGSNRAGITADSYQIVLDANESFVFETYIGNNATQAHEDGWIGASIVSDKDIVISNGSLNYGRQANSSNRDAGIDQPVPENRLGKEYVFVRGNGSTNGATEFPLIIGTQNNTEIYVNGSVTPIATINNGDYFEIPSGNYSSNTVGANMFVRTSKDVYAYQCMAGSSAVYTQGLNFVAPVNCLMTDTMDNIPDIRDAAGINVSGGITVIASTATPDSNIVVSDASGTVGLPSANTVAGSSDWKTFYIPNLNGDVSVQSTGPIAVGFFGFNGARGIAGYYSGFDTAPDVNLQITGNYCLPGASLGIASGETFDAYQWYGDGALIPGATSATYNASMAGDYYLRVTRGPCTYDSNTIEVYYCDADIVLDKSTVDVSVNEGDLVTFDISVESLGHDPVTNLQITDLLPTGLDFVSASVSKGSFSYPNWNVGTMSRGELVTMTLVAKTRLDNIYNASVTYTNTITNSQDQTDGNITTDNPSVDVQVNRIAPTSVITNRRITVRVNRN
- a CDS encoding PepSY domain-containing protein, giving the protein MTISIWRYSHFLLALVSSVFLLIASVTGVILAVEPIQHQAKGYAIKDLDQISLATTIHALDQNYEEVFSFEVESSHFVKASVLTMDLETHDIYIDPRTGEQLGMVQDRPGIYSFATNLHRSLFLKGIGRFFVGSISFLLLLITLTGLVLLAKRQGGIKKLFSKVQQDYMELRYHVILSRWFFIPIIILSVTGVYLSLEKFNLLPDTSTKHWVEQKIRSQNKYNSVLNIPFFQNTTLQDVRMVEFPFSEDPEEFYQISLKYEEIQVNQETGDIVASASYPFVALASRVSFNLHTGEGSVVWSLVLLLASASILFFIYSGAVMSVKRIKRGKKHITLNQMPDKDESEIIILVGSETGTTYDFALQLYRSMSSTNKKIYLTELNHYTTFQNAEHIIILTSTYGEGDSPTNARKFLGRIKSVHQPKDLNYSVVGFGSTEYPDYCKYAIEVDNALNHRENFTPLLPLQKINNAAFSTFNDWAQEWSKASKIEFSLRPASKKQKKIKLIPFDVVHRSDLNIDDTFLLRLRPKNSVDCTSGDLLSIYPKGSDIARQYSVAKIGKDIVLSIKKHDFGLCSTFLSKLEQGSTLMASIDKNPHFHFPKKTPSAILIANGTGIAPFLGMIHQHNTIKISLLWGVRYTSSTDLYREFIENNIGHNTNFAQYIAYSREENKMYVQDMLSRQEDHILKTIKDGGCIMICGSLAMLRQVLDVLESILLEHTELDLDLLQSNGQLRMDCY
- a CDS encoding DUF2271 domain-containing protein, producing MKKLIKLVPVLVLAGLLFTAFAPTQTKTVKCLIQMTNYTGEGAYLVVSLLKPDGEYEQTLYVQGKDSEWYSEIPEWWKFYGKYRPNIDGISGETISGGERTVTVLQIPEDKIDKGYRIRFETSVEDQEYYMDDIQFELTSDNLKSKKEGKGFIRYVRMLAQ